A window of the Benincasa hispida cultivar B227 unplaced genomic scaffold, ASM972705v1 Contig761, whole genome shotgun sequence genome harbors these coding sequences:
- the LOC120070025 gene encoding probable LRR receptor-like serine/threonine-protein kinase At1g56140 isoform X1, translating into MVALVSVLVFTNLLLHVASLPQNSSQPITDAHQAKALNSIFRQWNISAAGNASIFRTGDVVLKEGWNISGNLCTGTAVDKRNIENSTYSPLIKCDCSGSTCQITHLKVSGLNVAGVLPPELWMLTSLTYLNLEKNLLSGTLSPSVGNLTQLHTLSIKINKLSGKLPKELGQLANLRFLAFGTNNFSGTLPSELGNLFGLEELYFDSSGVQGDIPTTFSNLTNLRTVWASDNDLTGEIPGFIGSWLKLTTLRFQGNSFTGPIPSTFSNLTAMNELRIGDIPNGGSSLEFIRNMTSLHTLVLRNNKISDSIHSNIREFGELRLLDLSFNKFKGEIPEWLFKLNKLSYLSLGNNKLTGRLPSEKSDSLLFIDLSYNGLSGIFPGWVDDSTLQLNLIANSFTSGSVKSSHLHSGLNCLQREFSCNEDSDLRELKPSFGINCGGPKFVSASVGEYERENEIVGAASYYVSDSETWAVSDVGYFPKDTKNSSSYNRDNGKTIHIANTNGSELFQTQELSTSSLRFYGLDLENGNYTVTLHFAELAFPNLSTWSSLGRRIFDIYIQGNLVHKDFSIQNEAGGSFRAISKPFKAQVSKNYMEIHLFWAGKGTCCIPEEGTFGPSISAIIASLDSEPVSNEKNGTSQIKGTSSKKNGASLIVGIVVGVGSVCFLIVIISILFHRRKGRSSEDEGN; encoded by the exons aTGGTGGCGTTGGTGTCGGTTTTGGTCTTCACTAATCTGCTCCTCCACGTAGCATCACTCCCTCAAAATTCTTCCCAACCCATTACTGATGCTCATCAag CGAAAGCTCTGAACTCCATATTTAGACAATGGAATATATCGGCGGCGGGGAATGCAAGTATATTCAGGACGGGAGATGTAGTTTTAAAGGAGGGTTGGAATATCAGCGGCAACCTCTGCACTGGGACCGCTGTCGATAAGAGAAACATCGAGAATTCAACATACAGCCCTTTGATTAAATGCGATTGCTCTGGATCTACTTGCCAGATTACCCACCT GAAGGTTTCTGGATTGAATGTTGCTGGTGTACTCCCACCCGAGCTATGGATGCTGACTTCCCTCACCTATCT gaatttggagaaaaatttaTTGTCAGGAACACTGTCGCCATCTGTTGGTAATCTAACGCAATTGCATACCTT GAgcattaaaatcaataaattatcAGGAAAACTTCCAAAGGAACTTGGACAGCTTGCCAACCTGAGATTCTT GGCCTTTGGGACCAACAATTTCTCTGGTACCTTACCATCAGAGCTTGGAAATCTTTTTGGGCTAGAGGAACT GTACTTTGATAGTTCTGGAGTTCAAGGTGACATTCCCACAACATTTTCAAATCTAACAAATTTGCGGACAGT ATGGGCATCAGACAATGATCTCACCGGAGAAATACCTGGATTCATTGGGAGTTGGTTAAAACTCACAACTTT GAGGTTTCAAGGAAACTCTTTCACAGGGCCAATACCGTctacattttcaaatttgacaGCTATGAATGAGTT GAGAATAGGTGATATACCAAATGGGGGCTCCTCCCTAGAATTTATCAGGAATATGACGTCTTTGCATACCCT AGTTTtgagaaataataaaatatcagaTTCAATTCATTCCAACATTAGAGAGTTTGGAGAATTGAGGCTGCT AGACTTGAGTTTTAACAAGTTTAAGGGAGAAATTCCAGAGTGgcttttcaaattgaataagcTGTCATACTT GTCTCTTGGAAACAACAAGTTAACGGGTAGACTACCTTCAGAGAAGTCTGACTCTCTTCTTTTTAT AGACTTATCATACAATGGTTTATCAGGGATCTTTCCTGGCTGGGTGGATGATTCAACCTTACAGTT AAATTTAATTGCCAACAGCTTCACGTCAGGAAGTGTGAAAAGCAG CCATTTGCATTCGGGTCTGAACTGTCTTCAACGAGAATTTTCTTGTAATGAAGATTCTGATCTCCGTGAGTTAA AACCTAGTTTTGGGATCAACTGTGGAGGTCCAAAATTTGTGAGTGCCTCTGTGGGCGAGTATGAAAGGGAAAATGAGATTGTTGGTGCAGCTTCATATTATGTTAGTGATTCAGAAACTTGGGCTGTTAGTGATGTTGGATACTTCCCTAAAGACACCAAAAACTCTAGCAGTTATAACAGAGACAATGGCAAGACAATACATATTGCAAATACAAATGGCTCGGAACTTTTTCAGACACAAGAATTATCCACTTCATCATTGAGATTTTACGGATTAGACCTTGAAAACGGGAACTACactgtgacccttcattttgcAGAACTAGCTTTCCCAAATTTATCTACATGGAGCAGCCTTGGGAGGCGCATCTTTGATATTTATATTCAg GGGAACCTTGTCCACAAGGATTTTAGTATTCAAAATGAGGCAGGTGGGTCTTTTCGTGCTATTTCAAAGCCATTTAAGGCACAAGTTTCAAAGAACTACATGGAAATTCATCTTTTTTGGGCTGGGAAAGGTACTTGCTGCATACCTGAAGAAGGTACTTTTGGTCCTTCAATTTCAGCAATCATTGCAAGTCTAG aTTCAGAACCTGTAAGTAATGAGAAGAATGGAACCAGTCAAATAAAGGGGACTAGTAGTAAGAAGAATGGAGCCAGTCTAATAGTGGGGATTGTTGTTGGTGTAGGATCTGTTTGCTTTCTAATTGTCATAATTTCCATTCTTTTCCATAGAAGGAAAGGTCGTTCCTCTGAAGACGAaggtaattaa
- the LOC120070025 gene encoding probable LRR receptor-like serine/threonine-protein kinase At1g56140 isoform X5, protein MLTSLTYLNLEKNLLSGTLSPSVGNLTQLHTLSIKINKLSGKLPKELGQLANLRFLAFGTNNFSGTLPSELGNLFGLEELYFDSSGVQGDIPTTFSNLTNLRTVWASDNDLTGEIPGFIGSWLKLTTLRFQGNSFTGPIPSTFSNLTAMNELRIGDIPNGGSSLEFIRNMTSLHTLVLRNNKISDSIHSNIREFGELRLLDLSFNKFKGEIPEWLFKLNKLSYLSLGNNKLTGRLPSEKSDSLLFIDLSYNGLSGIFPGWVDDSTLQLNLIANSFTSGSVKSSHLHSGLNCLQREFSCNEDSDLRELKPSFGINCGGPKFVSASVGEYERENEIVGAASYYVSDSETWAVSDVGYFPKDTKNSSSYNRDNGKTIHIANTNGSELFQTQELSTSSLRFYGLDLENGNYTVTLHFAELAFPNLSTWSSLGRRIFDIYIQGNLVHKDFSIQNEAGGSFRAISKPFKAQVSKNYMEIHLFWAGKGTCCIPEEGTFGPSISAIIASLDSEPVSNEKNGTSQIKGTSSKKNGASLIVGIVVGVGSVCFLIVIISILFHRRKGRSSEDEGN, encoded by the exons ATGCTGACTTCCCTCACCTATCT gaatttggagaaaaatttaTTGTCAGGAACACTGTCGCCATCTGTTGGTAATCTAACGCAATTGCATACCTT GAgcattaaaatcaataaattatcAGGAAAACTTCCAAAGGAACTTGGACAGCTTGCCAACCTGAGATTCTT GGCCTTTGGGACCAACAATTTCTCTGGTACCTTACCATCAGAGCTTGGAAATCTTTTTGGGCTAGAGGAACT GTACTTTGATAGTTCTGGAGTTCAAGGTGACATTCCCACAACATTTTCAAATCTAACAAATTTGCGGACAGT ATGGGCATCAGACAATGATCTCACCGGAGAAATACCTGGATTCATTGGGAGTTGGTTAAAACTCACAACTTT GAGGTTTCAAGGAAACTCTTTCACAGGGCCAATACCGTctacattttcaaatttgacaGCTATGAATGAGTT GAGAATAGGTGATATACCAAATGGGGGCTCCTCCCTAGAATTTATCAGGAATATGACGTCTTTGCATACCCT AGTTTtgagaaataataaaatatcagaTTCAATTCATTCCAACATTAGAGAGTTTGGAGAATTGAGGCTGCT AGACTTGAGTTTTAACAAGTTTAAGGGAGAAATTCCAGAGTGgcttttcaaattgaataagcTGTCATACTT GTCTCTTGGAAACAACAAGTTAACGGGTAGACTACCTTCAGAGAAGTCTGACTCTCTTCTTTTTAT AGACTTATCATACAATGGTTTATCAGGGATCTTTCCTGGCTGGGTGGATGATTCAACCTTACAGTT AAATTTAATTGCCAACAGCTTCACGTCAGGAAGTGTGAAAAGCAG CCATTTGCATTCGGGTCTGAACTGTCTTCAACGAGAATTTTCTTGTAATGAAGATTCTGATCTCCGTGAGTTAA AACCTAGTTTTGGGATCAACTGTGGAGGTCCAAAATTTGTGAGTGCCTCTGTGGGCGAGTATGAAAGGGAAAATGAGATTGTTGGTGCAGCTTCATATTATGTTAGTGATTCAGAAACTTGGGCTGTTAGTGATGTTGGATACTTCCCTAAAGACACCAAAAACTCTAGCAGTTATAACAGAGACAATGGCAAGACAATACATATTGCAAATACAAATGGCTCGGAACTTTTTCAGACACAAGAATTATCCACTTCATCATTGAGATTTTACGGATTAGACCTTGAAAACGGGAACTACactgtgacccttcattttgcAGAACTAGCTTTCCCAAATTTATCTACATGGAGCAGCCTTGGGAGGCGCATCTTTGATATTTATATTCAg GGGAACCTTGTCCACAAGGATTTTAGTATTCAAAATGAGGCAGGTGGGTCTTTTCGTGCTATTTCAAAGCCATTTAAGGCACAAGTTTCAAAGAACTACATGGAAATTCATCTTTTTTGGGCTGGGAAAGGTACTTGCTGCATACCTGAAGAAGGTACTTTTGGTCCTTCAATTTCAGCAATCATTGCAAGTCTAG aTTCAGAACCTGTAAGTAATGAGAAGAATGGAACCAGTCAAATAAAGGGGACTAGTAGTAAGAAGAATGGAGCCAGTCTAATAGTGGGGATTGTTGTTGGTGTAGGATCTGTTTGCTTTCTAATTGTCATAATTTCCATTCTTTTCCATAGAAGGAAAGGTCGTTCCTCTGAAGACGAaggtaattaa
- the LOC120070025 gene encoding probable LRR receptor-like serine/threonine-protein kinase At1g56130 isoform X4 → MVALVSVLVFTNLLLHVASLPQNSSQPITDAHQAKALNSIFRQWNISAAGNASIFRTGDVVLKEGWNISGNLCTGTAVDKRNIENSTYSPLIKCDCSGSTCQITHLKVSGLNVAGVLPPELWMLTSLTYLNLEKNLLSGTLSPSVGNLTQLHTLSIKINKLSGKLPKELGQLANLRFLAFGTNNFSGTLPSELGNLFGLEELYFDSSGVQGDIPTTFSNLTNLRTVWASDNDLTGEIPGFIGSWLKLTTLRFQGNSFTGPIPSTFSNLTAMNELRIGDIPNGGSSLEFIRNMTSLHTLVLRNNKISDSIHSNIREFGELRLLDLSFNKFKGEIPEWLFKLNKLSYLSLGNNKLTGRLPSEKSDSLLFIDLSYNGLSGIFPGWVDDSTLQLNLIANSFTSGSVKSSHLHSGLNCLQREFSCNEDSDLRELKLAFPNLSTWSSLGRRIFDIYIQGNLVHKDFSIQNEAGGSFRAISKPFKAQVSKNYMEIHLFWAGKGTCCIPEEGTFGPSISAIIASLDSEPVSNEKNGTSQIKGTSSKKNGASLIVGIVVGVGSVCFLIVIISILFHRRKGRSSEDEGN, encoded by the exons aTGGTGGCGTTGGTGTCGGTTTTGGTCTTCACTAATCTGCTCCTCCACGTAGCATCACTCCCTCAAAATTCTTCCCAACCCATTACTGATGCTCATCAag CGAAAGCTCTGAACTCCATATTTAGACAATGGAATATATCGGCGGCGGGGAATGCAAGTATATTCAGGACGGGAGATGTAGTTTTAAAGGAGGGTTGGAATATCAGCGGCAACCTCTGCACTGGGACCGCTGTCGATAAGAGAAACATCGAGAATTCAACATACAGCCCTTTGATTAAATGCGATTGCTCTGGATCTACTTGCCAGATTACCCACCT GAAGGTTTCTGGATTGAATGTTGCTGGTGTACTCCCACCCGAGCTATGGATGCTGACTTCCCTCACCTATCT gaatttggagaaaaatttaTTGTCAGGAACACTGTCGCCATCTGTTGGTAATCTAACGCAATTGCATACCTT GAgcattaaaatcaataaattatcAGGAAAACTTCCAAAGGAACTTGGACAGCTTGCCAACCTGAGATTCTT GGCCTTTGGGACCAACAATTTCTCTGGTACCTTACCATCAGAGCTTGGAAATCTTTTTGGGCTAGAGGAACT GTACTTTGATAGTTCTGGAGTTCAAGGTGACATTCCCACAACATTTTCAAATCTAACAAATTTGCGGACAGT ATGGGCATCAGACAATGATCTCACCGGAGAAATACCTGGATTCATTGGGAGTTGGTTAAAACTCACAACTTT GAGGTTTCAAGGAAACTCTTTCACAGGGCCAATACCGTctacattttcaaatttgacaGCTATGAATGAGTT GAGAATAGGTGATATACCAAATGGGGGCTCCTCCCTAGAATTTATCAGGAATATGACGTCTTTGCATACCCT AGTTTtgagaaataataaaatatcagaTTCAATTCATTCCAACATTAGAGAGTTTGGAGAATTGAGGCTGCT AGACTTGAGTTTTAACAAGTTTAAGGGAGAAATTCCAGAGTGgcttttcaaattgaataagcTGTCATACTT GTCTCTTGGAAACAACAAGTTAACGGGTAGACTACCTTCAGAGAAGTCTGACTCTCTTCTTTTTAT AGACTTATCATACAATGGTTTATCAGGGATCTTTCCTGGCTGGGTGGATGATTCAACCTTACAGTT AAATTTAATTGCCAACAGCTTCACGTCAGGAAGTGTGAAAAGCAG CCATTTGCATTCGGGTCTGAACTGTCTTCAACGAGAATTTTCTTGTAATGAAGATTCTGATCTCCGTGAGTTAA AACTAGCTTTCCCAAATTTATCTACATGGAGCAGCCTTGGGAGGCGCATCTTTGATATTTATATTCAg GGGAACCTTGTCCACAAGGATTTTAGTATTCAAAATGAGGCAGGTGGGTCTTTTCGTGCTATTTCAAAGCCATTTAAGGCACAAGTTTCAAAGAACTACATGGAAATTCATCTTTTTTGGGCTGGGAAAGGTACTTGCTGCATACCTGAAGAAGGTACTTTTGGTCCTTCAATTTCAGCAATCATTGCAAGTCTAG aTTCAGAACCTGTAAGTAATGAGAAGAATGGAACCAGTCAAATAAAGGGGACTAGTAGTAAGAAGAATGGAGCCAGTCTAATAGTGGGGATTGTTGTTGGTGTAGGATCTGTTTGCTTTCTAATTGTCATAATTTCCATTCTTTTCCATAGAAGGAAAGGTCGTTCCTCTGAAGACGAaggtaattaa
- the LOC120070025 gene encoding probable LRR receptor-like serine/threonine-protein kinase At1g56140 isoform X6 encodes MVALVSVLVFTNLLLHVASLPQNSSQPITDAHQAKALNSIFRQWNISAAGNASIFRTGDVVLKEGWNISGNLCTGTAVDKRNIENSTYSPLIKCDCSGSTCQITHLKVSGLNVAGVLPPELWMLTSLTYLNLEKNLLSGTLSPSVGNLTQLHTLSIKINKLSGKLPKELGQLANLRFLAFGTNNFSGTLPSELGNLFGLEELYFDSSGVQGDIPTTFSNLTNLRTVWASDNDLTGEIPGFIGSWLKLTTLRFQGNSFTGPIPSTFSNLTAMNELRIGDIPNGGSSLEFIRNMTSLHTLVLRNNKISDSIHSNIREFGELRLLDLSFNKFKGEIPEWLFKLNKLSYLSLGNNKLTGRLPSEKSDSLLFIDLSYNGLSGIFPGWVDDSTLQLNLIANSFTSGSVKSSHLHSGLNCLQREFSCNEDSDLRELKLAFPNLSTWSSLGRRIFDIYIQIFVSRGTLSTRILVFKMRQVGLFVLFQSHLRHKFQRTTWKFIFFGLGKVLAAYLKKVLLVLQFQQSLQV; translated from the exons aTGGTGGCGTTGGTGTCGGTTTTGGTCTTCACTAATCTGCTCCTCCACGTAGCATCACTCCCTCAAAATTCTTCCCAACCCATTACTGATGCTCATCAag CGAAAGCTCTGAACTCCATATTTAGACAATGGAATATATCGGCGGCGGGGAATGCAAGTATATTCAGGACGGGAGATGTAGTTTTAAAGGAGGGTTGGAATATCAGCGGCAACCTCTGCACTGGGACCGCTGTCGATAAGAGAAACATCGAGAATTCAACATACAGCCCTTTGATTAAATGCGATTGCTCTGGATCTACTTGCCAGATTACCCACCT GAAGGTTTCTGGATTGAATGTTGCTGGTGTACTCCCACCCGAGCTATGGATGCTGACTTCCCTCACCTATCT gaatttggagaaaaatttaTTGTCAGGAACACTGTCGCCATCTGTTGGTAATCTAACGCAATTGCATACCTT GAgcattaaaatcaataaattatcAGGAAAACTTCCAAAGGAACTTGGACAGCTTGCCAACCTGAGATTCTT GGCCTTTGGGACCAACAATTTCTCTGGTACCTTACCATCAGAGCTTGGAAATCTTTTTGGGCTAGAGGAACT GTACTTTGATAGTTCTGGAGTTCAAGGTGACATTCCCACAACATTTTCAAATCTAACAAATTTGCGGACAGT ATGGGCATCAGACAATGATCTCACCGGAGAAATACCTGGATTCATTGGGAGTTGGTTAAAACTCACAACTTT GAGGTTTCAAGGAAACTCTTTCACAGGGCCAATACCGTctacattttcaaatttgacaGCTATGAATGAGTT GAGAATAGGTGATATACCAAATGGGGGCTCCTCCCTAGAATTTATCAGGAATATGACGTCTTTGCATACCCT AGTTTtgagaaataataaaatatcagaTTCAATTCATTCCAACATTAGAGAGTTTGGAGAATTGAGGCTGCT AGACTTGAGTTTTAACAAGTTTAAGGGAGAAATTCCAGAGTGgcttttcaaattgaataagcTGTCATACTT GTCTCTTGGAAACAACAAGTTAACGGGTAGACTACCTTCAGAGAAGTCTGACTCTCTTCTTTTTAT AGACTTATCATACAATGGTTTATCAGGGATCTTTCCTGGCTGGGTGGATGATTCAACCTTACAGTT AAATTTAATTGCCAACAGCTTCACGTCAGGAAGTGTGAAAAGCAG CCATTTGCATTCGGGTCTGAACTGTCTTCAACGAGAATTTTCTTGTAATGAAGATTCTGATCTCCGTGAGTTAA AACTAGCTTTCCCAAATTTATCTACATGGAGCAGCCTTGGGAGGCGCATCTTTGATATTTATATTCAg ATCTTTGTTTCTAGGGGAACCTTGTCCACAAGGATTTTAGTATTCAAAATGAGGCAGGTGGGTCTTTTCGTGCTATTTCAAAGCCATTTAAGGCACAAGTTTCAAAGAACTACATGGAAATTCATCTTTTTTGGGCTGGGAAAGGTACTTGCTGCATACCTGAAGAAGGTACTTTTGGTCCTTCAATTTCAGCAATCATTGCAAGTCTAG
- the LOC120070025 gene encoding probable LRR receptor-like serine/threonine-protein kinase At1g56130 isoform X2 — translation MVALVSVLVFTNLLLHVASLPQNSSQPITDAHQAKALNSIFRQWNISAAGNASIFRTGDVVLKEGWNISGNLCTGTAVDKRNIENSTYSPLIKCDCSGSTCQITHLKVSGLNVAGVLPPELWMLTSLTYLNLEKNLLSGTLSPSVGNLTQLHTLSIKINKLSGKLPKELGQLANLRFLAFGTNNFSGTLPSELGNLFGLEELYFDSSGVQGDIPTTFSNLTNLRTVWASDNDLTGEIPGFIGSWLKLTTLRFQGNSFTGPIPSTFSNLTAMNELDLSFNKFKGEIPEWLFKLNKLSYLSLGNNKLTGRLPSEKSDSLLFIDLSYNGLSGIFPGWVDDSTLQLNLIANSFTSGSVKSSHLHSGLNCLQREFSCNEDSDLRELKPSFGINCGGPKFVSASVGEYERENEIVGAASYYVSDSETWAVSDVGYFPKDTKNSSSYNRDNGKTIHIANTNGSELFQTQELSTSSLRFYGLDLENGNYTVTLHFAELAFPNLSTWSSLGRRIFDIYIQGNLVHKDFSIQNEAGGSFRAISKPFKAQVSKNYMEIHLFWAGKGTCCIPEEGTFGPSISAIIASLDSEPVSNEKNGTSQIKGTSSKKNGASLIVGIVVGVGSVCFLIVIISILFHRRKGRSSEDEGN, via the exons aTGGTGGCGTTGGTGTCGGTTTTGGTCTTCACTAATCTGCTCCTCCACGTAGCATCACTCCCTCAAAATTCTTCCCAACCCATTACTGATGCTCATCAag CGAAAGCTCTGAACTCCATATTTAGACAATGGAATATATCGGCGGCGGGGAATGCAAGTATATTCAGGACGGGAGATGTAGTTTTAAAGGAGGGTTGGAATATCAGCGGCAACCTCTGCACTGGGACCGCTGTCGATAAGAGAAACATCGAGAATTCAACATACAGCCCTTTGATTAAATGCGATTGCTCTGGATCTACTTGCCAGATTACCCACCT GAAGGTTTCTGGATTGAATGTTGCTGGTGTACTCCCACCCGAGCTATGGATGCTGACTTCCCTCACCTATCT gaatttggagaaaaatttaTTGTCAGGAACACTGTCGCCATCTGTTGGTAATCTAACGCAATTGCATACCTT GAgcattaaaatcaataaattatcAGGAAAACTTCCAAAGGAACTTGGACAGCTTGCCAACCTGAGATTCTT GGCCTTTGGGACCAACAATTTCTCTGGTACCTTACCATCAGAGCTTGGAAATCTTTTTGGGCTAGAGGAACT GTACTTTGATAGTTCTGGAGTTCAAGGTGACATTCCCACAACATTTTCAAATCTAACAAATTTGCGGACAGT ATGGGCATCAGACAATGATCTCACCGGAGAAATACCTGGATTCATTGGGAGTTGGTTAAAACTCACAACTTT GAGGTTTCAAGGAAACTCTTTCACAGGGCCAATACCGTctacattttcaaatttgacaGCTATGAATGAGTT AGACTTGAGTTTTAACAAGTTTAAGGGAGAAATTCCAGAGTGgcttttcaaattgaataagcTGTCATACTT GTCTCTTGGAAACAACAAGTTAACGGGTAGACTACCTTCAGAGAAGTCTGACTCTCTTCTTTTTAT AGACTTATCATACAATGGTTTATCAGGGATCTTTCCTGGCTGGGTGGATGATTCAACCTTACAGTT AAATTTAATTGCCAACAGCTTCACGTCAGGAAGTGTGAAAAGCAG CCATTTGCATTCGGGTCTGAACTGTCTTCAACGAGAATTTTCTTGTAATGAAGATTCTGATCTCCGTGAGTTAA AACCTAGTTTTGGGATCAACTGTGGAGGTCCAAAATTTGTGAGTGCCTCTGTGGGCGAGTATGAAAGGGAAAATGAGATTGTTGGTGCAGCTTCATATTATGTTAGTGATTCAGAAACTTGGGCTGTTAGTGATGTTGGATACTTCCCTAAAGACACCAAAAACTCTAGCAGTTATAACAGAGACAATGGCAAGACAATACATATTGCAAATACAAATGGCTCGGAACTTTTTCAGACACAAGAATTATCCACTTCATCATTGAGATTTTACGGATTAGACCTTGAAAACGGGAACTACactgtgacccttcattttgcAGAACTAGCTTTCCCAAATTTATCTACATGGAGCAGCCTTGGGAGGCGCATCTTTGATATTTATATTCAg GGGAACCTTGTCCACAAGGATTTTAGTATTCAAAATGAGGCAGGTGGGTCTTTTCGTGCTATTTCAAAGCCATTTAAGGCACAAGTTTCAAAGAACTACATGGAAATTCATCTTTTTTGGGCTGGGAAAGGTACTTGCTGCATACCTGAAGAAGGTACTTTTGGTCCTTCAATTTCAGCAATCATTGCAAGTCTAG aTTCAGAACCTGTAAGTAATGAGAAGAATGGAACCAGTCAAATAAAGGGGACTAGTAGTAAGAAGAATGGAGCCAGTCTAATAGTGGGGATTGTTGTTGGTGTAGGATCTGTTTGCTTTCTAATTGTCATAATTTCCATTCTTTTCCATAGAAGGAAAGGTCGTTCCTCTGAAGACGAaggtaattaa